A DNA window from Staphylococcus warneri contains the following coding sequences:
- a CDS encoding type II CAAX prenyl endopeptidase Rce1 family protein, translated as MKKVSKALLWFIISFIVFHAILFVMWGEHQEYWYLYTGIMLIAGISYVFYQRDIHSKRLLTSIGIGIIASIILIIIQLILSLITSELTYASLIKELAKTGVHWKWQMLVTLAFVIPCHELYMRTVLQNELNKYNLPNWLSILITAICSSSLFIYLDNWWIVLFIFITQILLSISYEYTRRIATTSIAQIVAIILLLIFHG; from the coding sequence GCTTTACTATGGTTTATAATTAGTTTCATAGTTTTTCATGCCATATTATTTGTTATGTGGGGTGAACACCAAGAATATTGGTATTTATATACTGGAATTATGCTAATAGCTGGGATTAGTTATGTATTTTATCAACGTGATATACATTCTAAACGGTTATTAACATCCATAGGTATTGGAATTATTGCCAGTATTATTTTAATCATTATTCAATTGATCTTATCACTCATAACGTCTGAATTAACTTATGCTTCATTAATAAAAGAATTGGCCAAAACTGGTGTTCATTGGAAGTGGCAAATGTTAGTAACATTAGCATTCGTTATACCTTGTCATGAACTATATATGCGCACTGTTTTACAAAATGAGTTAAATAAGTACAATTTGCCGAATTGGTTATCTATCTTAATCACTGCAATTTGTTCAAGCTCTCTATTTATATATTTAGATAATTGGTGGATAGTACTGTTTATTTTTATAACTCAAATATTACTGTCAATCAGTTATGAATATACAAGACGTATTGCTACAACATCTATTGCTCAAATAGTTGCTATCATTCTTTTATTAATCTTTCATGGATAA